One Ricinus communis isolate WT05 ecotype wild-type chromosome 2, ASM1957865v1, whole genome shotgun sequence DNA segment encodes these proteins:
- the LOC107261662 gene encoding tryptophan aminotransferase-related protein 4-like isoform X1, with amino-acid sequence MSKMQLQNSKYYVLCLVSSLIVNLLFICNLYFVTSDDEWSLSWSRRAAKEAETVAAISCSGHGRVFLDGLILDGKQNPVCECSSCYGGPDCSQFFPSCSVNADGGDPLFLEPFWMQNAASSAVVVAGWHRMSYTYDDHSAISQELERLIRKLHATVGNAVTEGRYIIFGAGSTQLLNAAVNSLSPDNSSSPARVVASIPFYPVYKLQTDLFQSVNFRFQGDASLWRNNSDTSTEMIEFVTSPNNPDGQLKKAVLEGSNVRAIYDHAYFWPHFTAIPAPADGDMMLFTLSKLTGHAGSRFGWAVIKDEIIYQRMLTYLTFNTMGVSRESQLRALKLLKVVLQGGGNAIFEFGYETMRKRWERLSNTISMSKRFSLQKISPQYCNFFQGLREASPAYGWVKCERQEDKDCFAVLQAGNITSRRGSLFGVGDQYVRLSLIRRQDDFDLLIHRLTQLVSKEDGPRSSI; translated from the exons ATGTCTAAGATGCAACTACAAAATTCAAAGTATTATGTGCTGTGTTTAGTGTCATCATTAATTGTTAATCTTCTATTCATCTGTAATTTGTATTTTGTTACTAGTGATGATGAGTGGAGCCTAAGTTGGAGCAGAAGAGCAGCAAAAGAAGCTGAGACAGTTGCAGCAATCTCATGCTCTGGCCATGGAAGAGTGTTCTTAGATGGCTTGATTCTTGATGGAAAACAAAACCCAGTTTGTGAATGCAGCAGTTGCTATGGAGGTCCTGATTGCTCCCAgttctttccttcttgttcTGTAAATGCTGATGG TGGGGATCCATTGTTCCTGGAGCCCTTCTGGATGCAGAATGCCGCCAGCAGTGCTGTCGTTGTAGCAGGATGGCATCGGATGAGCTACACATACGATGATCATTCTGCCATCTCACAAGAGCTTGAAAGACTAATCCGCAAGCTCCATGCTACTGTAGGGAATGCTGTAACAGAAGgaagatatattatttttggtgCTGGCTCAACCCAACTCCTTAATGCTGCAGTTAATTCTTTATCTCCTGATAACTCCTCATCCCCTGCCAGAGTTGTAGCTTCAATCCCATTTTACCCA GTTTATAAATTACAGACGGACCTTTTTCAATCTGTGAATTTCAGGTTTCAAGGAGACGCATCATTATGGAGAAACAACTCAGATACAAGTACAGAGATGATAGAGTTTGTGACTTCACCAAACAATCCTGATGGACAGCTGAAAAAGGCAGTTCTTGAAGGCTCTAATGTGAGAGCAATCTATGATCATGCTTACTTTTGGCCACATTTCACAGCAATTCCAGCTCCAGCAGATGGAGATATGATGCTATTTACACTTTCCAAGCTCACCGGTCATGCTGGATCCAGATTTGG GTGGGCAGTGATAAAGGATGAGATTATCTATCAAAGAATGCTAACATATTTGACATTTAATACAATGGGAGTTTCTCGAGAAAGTCAGTTACGAGCTCTGAAGCTCCTGAAAGTAGTCCTTCAAGGAGGAGGAAATGCTATATTTGAATTCGGATACGAGACTATGAGGAAACGTTGGGAAAGGTTGAGCAACACCATATCAATGTCAAAACGCTTCTCGCTCCAGAAGATATCGCCCCAGTACTGCAACTTTTTCCAGGGACTCAGGGAAGCTTCACCAG CTTATGGTTGGGTGAAGTGTGAGAGACAGGAAGACAAAGACTGTTTTGCAGTCCTTCAGGCAGGCAATATTACTAGTCGTCGAGGTAGCCTGTTTGGTGTCGGAGATCAGTATGTGCGTCTCAGTCTCATTAGACGCCAAGATGACTTTGATTTATTGATTCACAGGCTAACTCAGCTAGTCTCCAAGGAAGATGGCCCCAGAAGCAGCATTTGA
- the LOC107261662 gene encoding tryptophan aminotransferase-related protein 3-like isoform X2 → MQNAASSAVVVAGWHRMSYTYDDHSAISQELERLIRKLHATVGNAVTEGRYIIFGAGSTQLLNAAVNSLSPDNSSSPARVVASIPFYPVYKLQTDLFQSVNFRFQGDASLWRNNSDTSTEMIEFVTSPNNPDGQLKKAVLEGSNVRAIYDHAYFWPHFTAIPAPADGDMMLFTLSKLTGHAGSRFGWAVIKDEIIYQRMLTYLTFNTMGVSRESQLRALKLLKVVLQGGGNAIFEFGYETMRKRWERLSNTISMSKRFSLQKISPQYCNFFQGLREASPAYGWVKCERQEDKDCFAVLQAGNITSRRGSLFGVGDQYVRLSLIRRQDDFDLLIHRLTQLVSKEDGPRSSI, encoded by the exons ATGCAGAATGCCGCCAGCAGTGCTGTCGTTGTAGCAGGATGGCATCGGATGAGCTACACATACGATGATCATTCTGCCATCTCACAAGAGCTTGAAAGACTAATCCGCAAGCTCCATGCTACTGTAGGGAATGCTGTAACAGAAGgaagatatattatttttggtgCTGGCTCAACCCAACTCCTTAATGCTGCAGTTAATTCTTTATCTCCTGATAACTCCTCATCCCCTGCCAGAGTTGTAGCTTCAATCCCATTTTACCCA GTTTATAAATTACAGACGGACCTTTTTCAATCTGTGAATTTCAGGTTTCAAGGAGACGCATCATTATGGAGAAACAACTCAGATACAAGTACAGAGATGATAGAGTTTGTGACTTCACCAAACAATCCTGATGGACAGCTGAAAAAGGCAGTTCTTGAAGGCTCTAATGTGAGAGCAATCTATGATCATGCTTACTTTTGGCCACATTTCACAGCAATTCCAGCTCCAGCAGATGGAGATATGATGCTATTTACACTTTCCAAGCTCACCGGTCATGCTGGATCCAGATTTGG GTGGGCAGTGATAAAGGATGAGATTATCTATCAAAGAATGCTAACATATTTGACATTTAATACAATGGGAGTTTCTCGAGAAAGTCAGTTACGAGCTCTGAAGCTCCTGAAAGTAGTCCTTCAAGGAGGAGGAAATGCTATATTTGAATTCGGATACGAGACTATGAGGAAACGTTGGGAAAGGTTGAGCAACACCATATCAATGTCAAAACGCTTCTCGCTCCAGAAGATATCGCCCCAGTACTGCAACTTTTTCCAGGGACTCAGGGAAGCTTCACCAG CTTATGGTTGGGTGAAGTGTGAGAGACAGGAAGACAAAGACTGTTTTGCAGTCCTTCAGGCAGGCAATATTACTAGTCGTCGAGGTAGCCTGTTTGGTGTCGGAGATCAGTATGTGCGTCTCAGTCTCATTAGACGCCAAGATGACTTTGATTTATTGATTCACAGGCTAACTCAGCTAGTCTCCAAGGAAGATGGCCCCAGAAGCAGCATTTGA
- the LOC8283219 gene encoding WD repeat-containing protein PCN isoform X1 — MLEAAYRNSSIEWKPSPVIALATSVDDSQVAAAREDGSLEIWLVSPGSVGWHCQLSIHGDPNSRVSSLVWCRGDGTKGLPCGRLFSSSIDGSVLQWDLFHLKQKTVLESIGVSIWQMAVAPSSNLLSDANNESQHLGNGFLNAKENDSDSESQDDSDSDELHVHSVVEDPRVALACDDGCVRIYTISDSDEFIYNKTLPRVSGRVLSVTWSSDASRIYTGSSDGFIRSWDAKLGREIYRITAGLGGLGSESELCIWSLLALRCGTLVSADSTGSVQFWDSQHGTLLQAHSSHKGDVNALAAAPSHNRVFSAGSDGQVILYKLSSETVGSSDDVSAKSMKKWVYIGYVRAHTHDVRALTVAVPISREDSVPDEKVKRIRSRKRPIDFSYHKWAHLGVPMLISAGDDTKLFAYSAKEFTKFSPHDICPAPQRVPIQLVLNTVFNQNSLLLVQGSNWLDILCLRMKSGTTQDASPGPSRDHANTDLLARIKTKASRKIICSTISNSGTLLAYSDHVKPNLFELKKLNGKASWTVNKRQLPQKLPFAHSLIFSSDNARLMIAGHDRRIYVVDVGSSELVHTFTPRHEGDDEELPPSEPPITKMFTSGDGQWLAAVNCFGDVYIFNLETQRQHWFIARLDGASVTAGGFPPQNNNVLVVTTSLNQVYAFDVEAKQLGEWSMRHTFVLPKRYQEFPGEVIGLSFLPRSSPPSVIIYSARAMCLINFGMPVDREEENDLVNGQHSPLKKLQNTLINGRLKRRLKDCQTEGKHHKNFEFLAFRDPVLFIGNLSEKSILIIDKPWMDVVKAFEAPPVHRHIYGT, encoded by the exons atgcttgAAGCTGCATATAGGAATAGTTCAATAGAGTGGAAACCGTCACCTGTTATAGCCCTAGCCACAAGTGTAGACGACTCTCAAGTCGCTGCCGCACGTGAGGATGGTTCTCTTGAGATTTGGCTCGTCTCTCCTGGCTCCGTTGGTTGGCACTGCCAGCTG AGTATTCATGGAGATCCTAATTCGAGAGTTTCTTCGCTTGTTTGGTGTCGAGGTGATGGCACTAAAGGATTACCTTGTGGcaggttgttttcttcgaGTATTGATGGTTCTGTTTTACAATGGGATCTTTTTCACTTGAAGCAGAAG ACTGTTCTAGAATCAATTGGTGTCTCCATTTGGCAGATGGCTGTTGCACCATCTAGTAATTTGCTAAGTGATGCAAATAATGAGTCTCAGCACCTTGGAAATGGATTTTTAAATGCTAAAGAGAATGATAGTGATAGTGAAAGTCAAGATGATTCAGACTCGGATGAACTTCACGTACATTCTGTTGTTGAGGATCCACGTGTAGCACTTGCTTGTGATGACGGGTGTGTGCGGATATacactatttccgactcggatgagtttatatataataaaacgTTGCCTAGGGTCAGTG GGCGTGTTTTAAGTGTGACATGGAGTTCTGATGCAAGTAGAATTTATACTGGGAGTAGTGATGG ATTTATAAGGTCCTGGGATGCTAAATTGGGTCGTGAGATATACAGGATTACAGCTGGACTCGGTGGTTTGGGCAGCGAATCTGAACTCTGTATATGGTCTTTACTTGCCCTCAG ATGTGGCACCCTTGTTAGTGCAGATAGCACTGGTAGTGTTCAATTCTGGGATTCTCAGCATGGGACACTGTTACAGGCGCATTCTTCTCACAAGGGTGATGTGAATGCTCTGGCAGCTGCACCTAGTCATAACAGGGTGTTTTCTGCTGGATCTGATGGTCAG GTTATTCTGTATAAGCTTTCTAGTGAGACAGTTGGATCTAGTGATGATGTATCTGCTAAGTCTATGAAGAAATGGGTATATATTGGATATGTAAGAGCTCACACACATGATGTTAGGGCGTTGACAGTGGCTGTACCAATCAGTCGTGAAG ATTCCGTGCCTGATGAAAAGGTAAAAAGAATACGGAGTAGGAAGAGGCCCATTGATTTTAGTTACCATAAGTGGGCGCATCTGGGGGTTCCCATGCTTATCTCTGCTGGTGATGACACAAAGCTCTTTGCCTATTCTGCCAAGGAATTCACCAAGTTCTCTCCACATGATATCTGCCCTGCACCTCAGAGGGTGCCTATTCAATTGGTTCTTAATACTGTATTCAACCAGAACTCTTTGCTTCTGGTTCAAGGATCTAACTGGTTAGATATTCTCTGTCTTCGAATGAAAAGTGGAACCACGCAAGATGCTAGTCCTGGCCCATCTAGAGACCATGCAAATACAGATCTGCTTGCTCGGATTAAAACTAAAGCATCTAGGAAGATCATATGCAGCACAATCTCTAATTCAGGAACACTACTTGCTTACTCTGACCATGTTAAACCCAATCTTTTTGAGTTGAAAAAGCTTAATGGAAAAGCTTCATGGACCGTTAACAAAAGGCAACTTCCTCAGAAATTACCATTTGCACATTCCTTGATTTTTAGTTCTGATAATGCACGACTGATGATAGCAGGGCATGATCGAAGAATATAT GTTGTGGATGTGGGAAGCTCAGAGTTGGTTCATACCTTTACACCTCGGCATGAGGGAGATGATGAGGAATTACCCCCAAGTGAACCTCCCATTACAAAAATGTTTACCAGTGGCGATGGACAGTGGCTAGCTGCTGTCAATTGCTTTGGAGATGTGTACATATTTAATCTAGAGACACAAAG GCAACATTGGTTTATAGCTAGATTGGATGGTGCCTCTGTTACAGCTGGTGGCTTTCCTCCTCAAAATAACAATGTGCTTGTAGTCACAACCTCCTTAAACCAGGTCTATGCATTTGATGTGGAGGCCAAACAATTGGGAGAATGGTCTATGCGGCATACATTTGTTCTGCCCAAAAGATACCAAGAATTTCCAGGGGAGGTTATTGGGCTCTCATTCTTGCCTCGATCAAGTCCACCTTCTGTTATTATTTACAGTGCCAG GGCGATGTGCTTGATCAACTTTGGTATGCCAGTGGATCGAGAGGAGGAAAACGACCTGGTAAACGGTCAACATTCTCCATTGAAGAAGTTGCAAAACACTCTTATCAATGGGCGATTGAAACGCAGGTTGAAAGATTGTCAAACAGAGGGTAAACACCACAAAAACTTTGAATTTCTTGCATTCAGAGATCCTGTTCTGTTCATTGGGAACCTTTCAGAAAAGTCTATCTTGATCATAGACAAACCGTGGATGGATGTGGTTAAAGCATTCGAAGCCCCTCCTGTTCACAGACACATATATGGAACATAA
- the LOC8283219 gene encoding WD repeat-containing protein PCN isoform X2, whose protein sequence is MVLLRFGSSLLAPLVGTASWLFSSSIDGSVLQWDLFHLKQKTVLESIGVSIWQMAVAPSSNLLSDANNESQHLGNGFLNAKENDSDSESQDDSDSDELHVHSVVEDPRVALACDDGCVRIYTISDSDEFIYNKTLPRVSGRVLSVTWSSDASRIYTGSSDGFIRSWDAKLGREIYRITAGLGGLGSESELCIWSLLALRCGTLVSADSTGSVQFWDSQHGTLLQAHSSHKGDVNALAAAPSHNRVFSAGSDGQVILYKLSSETVGSSDDVSAKSMKKWVYIGYVRAHTHDVRALTVAVPISREDSVPDEKVKRIRSRKRPIDFSYHKWAHLGVPMLISAGDDTKLFAYSAKEFTKFSPHDICPAPQRVPIQLVLNTVFNQNSLLLVQGSNWLDILCLRMKSGTTQDASPGPSRDHANTDLLARIKTKASRKIICSTISNSGTLLAYSDHVKPNLFELKKLNGKASWTVNKRQLPQKLPFAHSLIFSSDNARLMIAGHDRRIYVVDVGSSELVHTFTPRHEGDDEELPPSEPPITKMFTSGDGQWLAAVNCFGDVYIFNLETQRQHWFIARLDGASVTAGGFPPQNNNVLVVTTSLNQVYAFDVEAKQLGEWSMRHTFVLPKRYQEFPGEVIGLSFLPRSSPPSVIIYSARAMCLINFGMPVDREEENDLVNGQHSPLKKLQNTLINGRLKRRLKDCQTEGKHHKNFEFLAFRDPVLFIGNLSEKSILIIDKPWMDVVKAFEAPPVHRHIYGT, encoded by the exons ATGGTTCTCTTGAGATTTGGCTCGTCTCTCCTGGCTCCGTTGGTTGGCACTGCCAGCTG gttgttttcttcgaGTATTGATGGTTCTGTTTTACAATGGGATCTTTTTCACTTGAAGCAGAAG ACTGTTCTAGAATCAATTGGTGTCTCCATTTGGCAGATGGCTGTTGCACCATCTAGTAATTTGCTAAGTGATGCAAATAATGAGTCTCAGCACCTTGGAAATGGATTTTTAAATGCTAAAGAGAATGATAGTGATAGTGAAAGTCAAGATGATTCAGACTCGGATGAACTTCACGTACATTCTGTTGTTGAGGATCCACGTGTAGCACTTGCTTGTGATGACGGGTGTGTGCGGATATacactatttccgactcggatgagtttatatataataaaacgTTGCCTAGGGTCAGTG GGCGTGTTTTAAGTGTGACATGGAGTTCTGATGCAAGTAGAATTTATACTGGGAGTAGTGATGG ATTTATAAGGTCCTGGGATGCTAAATTGGGTCGTGAGATATACAGGATTACAGCTGGACTCGGTGGTTTGGGCAGCGAATCTGAACTCTGTATATGGTCTTTACTTGCCCTCAG ATGTGGCACCCTTGTTAGTGCAGATAGCACTGGTAGTGTTCAATTCTGGGATTCTCAGCATGGGACACTGTTACAGGCGCATTCTTCTCACAAGGGTGATGTGAATGCTCTGGCAGCTGCACCTAGTCATAACAGGGTGTTTTCTGCTGGATCTGATGGTCAG GTTATTCTGTATAAGCTTTCTAGTGAGACAGTTGGATCTAGTGATGATGTATCTGCTAAGTCTATGAAGAAATGGGTATATATTGGATATGTAAGAGCTCACACACATGATGTTAGGGCGTTGACAGTGGCTGTACCAATCAGTCGTGAAG ATTCCGTGCCTGATGAAAAGGTAAAAAGAATACGGAGTAGGAAGAGGCCCATTGATTTTAGTTACCATAAGTGGGCGCATCTGGGGGTTCCCATGCTTATCTCTGCTGGTGATGACACAAAGCTCTTTGCCTATTCTGCCAAGGAATTCACCAAGTTCTCTCCACATGATATCTGCCCTGCACCTCAGAGGGTGCCTATTCAATTGGTTCTTAATACTGTATTCAACCAGAACTCTTTGCTTCTGGTTCAAGGATCTAACTGGTTAGATATTCTCTGTCTTCGAATGAAAAGTGGAACCACGCAAGATGCTAGTCCTGGCCCATCTAGAGACCATGCAAATACAGATCTGCTTGCTCGGATTAAAACTAAAGCATCTAGGAAGATCATATGCAGCACAATCTCTAATTCAGGAACACTACTTGCTTACTCTGACCATGTTAAACCCAATCTTTTTGAGTTGAAAAAGCTTAATGGAAAAGCTTCATGGACCGTTAACAAAAGGCAACTTCCTCAGAAATTACCATTTGCACATTCCTTGATTTTTAGTTCTGATAATGCACGACTGATGATAGCAGGGCATGATCGAAGAATATAT GTTGTGGATGTGGGAAGCTCAGAGTTGGTTCATACCTTTACACCTCGGCATGAGGGAGATGATGAGGAATTACCCCCAAGTGAACCTCCCATTACAAAAATGTTTACCAGTGGCGATGGACAGTGGCTAGCTGCTGTCAATTGCTTTGGAGATGTGTACATATTTAATCTAGAGACACAAAG GCAACATTGGTTTATAGCTAGATTGGATGGTGCCTCTGTTACAGCTGGTGGCTTTCCTCCTCAAAATAACAATGTGCTTGTAGTCACAACCTCCTTAAACCAGGTCTATGCATTTGATGTGGAGGCCAAACAATTGGGAGAATGGTCTATGCGGCATACATTTGTTCTGCCCAAAAGATACCAAGAATTTCCAGGGGAGGTTATTGGGCTCTCATTCTTGCCTCGATCAAGTCCACCTTCTGTTATTATTTACAGTGCCAG GGCGATGTGCTTGATCAACTTTGGTATGCCAGTGGATCGAGAGGAGGAAAACGACCTGGTAAACGGTCAACATTCTCCATTGAAGAAGTTGCAAAACACTCTTATCAATGGGCGATTGAAACGCAGGTTGAAAGATTGTCAAACAGAGGGTAAACACCACAAAAACTTTGAATTTCTTGCATTCAGAGATCCTGTTCTGTTCATTGGGAACCTTTCAGAAAAGTCTATCTTGATCATAGACAAACCGTGGATGGATGTGGTTAAAGCATTCGAAGCCCCTCCTGTTCACAGACACATATATGGAACATAA
- the LOC8283220 gene encoding S-adenosylmethionine carrier 1, chloroplastic/mitochondrial isoform X1 has protein sequence MEPGNAKTSSLVKKQKCYTDALERKRCITHTGSHMSFASITVKDDKPVDFLGAFVEGLIAGGIAGVVADAALYPLDTIKTRLQAAHGGGKIMLKGLYSGLGGNLAGSLPASALFVGVYEPVKQKLLKSLPENLSSFAQLTAGAVGGAISSLVRVPTEKLSTFQVVKQRMQTGQFTSATNVVRVIVAKEGFKGLYVGYGSFLLRDLPFDAVQFCIYEQLLTRYKLAAQRDLKDPEIAVIGAFAGAITGALTTPLDVIKTRLMVQGSGNQYKGIFDCARTISREEGVHALLKGIGPRVLWIGIGGSIFFGVLEKTKQMIAQRCPGSTMKSAPFKQD, from the exons ATGGAACCTGGAAACGCTAAGACTTCATCTCTTG TAAAAAAGCAGAAATGTTATACTGATGCATTGGAGCGTAAGAGGTGCATTACTCACACGGGATCACACATGTCTTTTGCATCAATCACTGTAAAAGATGACAAGCCGGTTGATTTCTTAGGTGCTTTTGTTG AGGGTCTTATAGCTGGAGGCATTGCTGGTGTTGTTGCCGATGCAGCTTTATACCCACTCGATACAATAAAAACTAGACTGCAG GCAGCTCATGGTGGAGGAAAAATTATGTTGAAAGGCCTTTACTCTGGATTGGGTGGAAACCTTGCTGGTTCCTTGCC GGCTTCTGCCTTATTTGTTGGTGTATATGAACCTGTGAAACAAAAGTTGCTAAAATCGTTACCTGAAAACCTCAGCTCTTTCGCTCAATTG ACTGCAGGTGCCGTCGGAGGTGCCATTTCTTCGCTTGTTCGTGTGCCAACTGAG AAATTGAGCACTTTTCAGGTTGTCAAGCAGCGGATGCAAACTGGGCAATTTACTTCGGCCACAAATGTTGTCCGTGTTATTGTTGCTAAAGAGGGTTTTAAAGGTCTCTATGTG GGTTATGGATCATTCTTATTGCGAGATTTGCCTTTTGATGCTGTTCAATTCTGTATTTATGAGCAACTCCTGACGAGATATAAGCTAGCG GCACAAAGAGATCTGAAAGATCCTGAGATTGCTGTTATCGGTGCTTTTGCTG GTGCAATAACTGGAGCTCTAACTACTCCGCTTGATGTGATAAAAACCAGATTAATGGTTCAG GGATCAGGAAACCAGTACAAAGGGATTTTTGATTGTGCGAGGACCATTTCGAGGGAAGAGGGAGTTCATGCTCTTCTCAAG GGTATTGGACCAAGGGTACTATGGATAGGTATTGGAGGTTCAATCTTCTTTGGTGTCCTTGAGAAGACAAAGCAGATGATTGCTCAAAGGTGCCCAGGTTCCACAATGAAGTCAGCACCTTTCAAGCAAGATTAA
- the LOC8283220 gene encoding S-adenosylmethionine carrier 1, chloroplastic/mitochondrial isoform X2 — MEPGNAKTSSLVKKQKCYTDALERKRCITHTGSHMSFASITVKDDKPVDFLGAFVEGLIAGGIAGVVADAALYPLDTIKTRLQAAHGGGKIMLKGLYSGLGGNLAGSLPASALFVGVYEPVKQKLLKSLPENLSSFAQLTAGAVGGAISSLVRVPTEVVKQRMQTGQFTSATNVVRVIVAKEGFKGLYVGYGSFLLRDLPFDAVQFCIYEQLLTRYKLAAQRDLKDPEIAVIGAFAGAITGALTTPLDVIKTRLMVQGSGNQYKGIFDCARTISREEGVHALLKGIGPRVLWIGIGGSIFFGVLEKTKQMIAQRCPGSTMKSAPFKQD; from the exons ATGGAACCTGGAAACGCTAAGACTTCATCTCTTG TAAAAAAGCAGAAATGTTATACTGATGCATTGGAGCGTAAGAGGTGCATTACTCACACGGGATCACACATGTCTTTTGCATCAATCACTGTAAAAGATGACAAGCCGGTTGATTTCTTAGGTGCTTTTGTTG AGGGTCTTATAGCTGGAGGCATTGCTGGTGTTGTTGCCGATGCAGCTTTATACCCACTCGATACAATAAAAACTAGACTGCAG GCAGCTCATGGTGGAGGAAAAATTATGTTGAAAGGCCTTTACTCTGGATTGGGTGGAAACCTTGCTGGTTCCTTGCC GGCTTCTGCCTTATTTGTTGGTGTATATGAACCTGTGAAACAAAAGTTGCTAAAATCGTTACCTGAAAACCTCAGCTCTTTCGCTCAATTG ACTGCAGGTGCCGTCGGAGGTGCCATTTCTTCGCTTGTTCGTGTGCCAACTGAG GTTGTCAAGCAGCGGATGCAAACTGGGCAATTTACTTCGGCCACAAATGTTGTCCGTGTTATTGTTGCTAAAGAGGGTTTTAAAGGTCTCTATGTG GGTTATGGATCATTCTTATTGCGAGATTTGCCTTTTGATGCTGTTCAATTCTGTATTTATGAGCAACTCCTGACGAGATATAAGCTAGCG GCACAAAGAGATCTGAAAGATCCTGAGATTGCTGTTATCGGTGCTTTTGCTG GTGCAATAACTGGAGCTCTAACTACTCCGCTTGATGTGATAAAAACCAGATTAATGGTTCAG GGATCAGGAAACCAGTACAAAGGGATTTTTGATTGTGCGAGGACCATTTCGAGGGAAGAGGGAGTTCATGCTCTTCTCAAG GGTATTGGACCAAGGGTACTATGGATAGGTATTGGAGGTTCAATCTTCTTTGGTGTCCTTGAGAAGACAAAGCAGATGATTGCTCAAAGGTGCCCAGGTTCCACAATGAAGTCAGCACCTTTCAAGCAAGATTAA
- the LOC8283221 gene encoding tryptophan aminotransferase-related protein 4: MAKIPSFKYALLLSCSITLNVLSLNLLMHRGWEQSWTKTAAEEAEAVASISCSGHGRAFLDGSSGVDGKPVCECYACFKGPDCSEAIPDCEVDADSGDPIFLEPFWLKHAASSAILVPGWHRMSYEFNDGSLISKELETQIRKLHTVVGNAKTDGRYIIFGAGATHLLNAAVHALSSYNNPSSPSRVVASVPYYPVYKEQTEFFQSEDYKFSGDTLSWKNSVDSSSKYIELVTSPNNPDGGLRKAVLQGESVKTIHDFAYYWPHFTPIPAPADEDLMIFTLSKLTGHAGSRFGWAIIKDEAVYQRMVTYMSLSTYGVPRETQLRVLKLLKVVLNKAEGREIFEFGLETMRNRWKELSRTLSMSRRFSIQEFNHQYCSFSKKVRGPSPAFAWLKCEREEDEDCFRTLKSAANISGRRGDLFGAESCYVRLSLVKSKDNFDLLLQKMEMLVLQENQIKLLEDKTSSRSNASTVFSVGHHFLIGNSLVWTTPLS; this comes from the exons ATGGCCAAGATTCCGAGCTTCAAGTATGCACTTCTTTTGAGCTGTTCAATAACTCTGAATGTTTTGTCTCTTAATCTGTTAATGCATAGAGGGTGGGAACAAAGTTGGACCAAAACAGCAGCAGAAGAAGCAGAAGCTGTTGCTTCGATTTCATGTTCAGGCCATGGAAGGGCATTCTTGGATGGCTCATCTGGTGTTGATGGTAAACCTGTTTGTGAATGTTATGCCTGTTTTAAAGGTCCTGATTGCTCTGAGGCTATTCCAGATTGTGAGGTGGACGCAGATAG TGGAGACCCCATTTTCTTGGAGCCCTTCTGGTTGAAACACGCAGCAAGCAGTGCTATCTTGGTGCCTGGATGGCATCGTATGAGCTACGAATTCAATGATGGTTCCCTCATCTCAAAAGAGCTGGAGACTCAAATCCGCAAACTGCACACTGTAGTTGGGAATGCAAAGACAGATGgaagatatattatttttggtgCAGGAGCAACCCACCTTCTTAATGCAGCAGTGCATGCCCTTTCCTCTTATAACAATCCATCTTCACCTTCTAGGGTTGTAGCTTCAGTCCCTTACTACCCA GTTTATAAAGAGCAAACAGAATTTTTCCAGTCTGAAGATTACAAGTTCAGCGGAGATACTTTGTCTTGGAAGAACAGTGTGGATTCCTCGAGCAAGTATATTGAGCTTGTGACGTCGCCGAACAATCCTGATGGTGGATTGAGGAAAGCAGTACTTCAAGGAGAATCAGTAAAGACAATTCATGATTTTGCTTACTATTGGCCTCATTTTACACCAATCCCAGCTCCAGCTGATGAGGACCTCATGATTTTTACACTTTCCAAGCTCACTGGCCATGCTGGCAGTAGATTTGG ATGGGCAATAATAAAGGATGAGGCTGTATATCAAAGAATGGTAACATATATGAGTCTAAGTACGTATGGTGTTCCTAGAGAAACTCAGTTACGAGTTCTTAAGCTCCTGAAAGTCGTTCTTAATAAAGCAGAAGGAAGagaaatatttgaatttggaCTCGAAACAATGAGGAACCGATGGAAAGAATTGAGCAGAACTTTATCAATGTCGAGACGGTTTTCCATTCAAGAATTCAATCATCAGTATTGTTCCTTTTCCAAGAAAGTTAGAGGACCTTCTCCAG CTTTTGCATGGCTGAAGtgtgaaagagaagaagatgaagactGTTTCAGAACCCTGAAATCAGCAGCCAATATAAGTGGCCGCCGAGGCGACTTGTTTGGTGCAGAAAGCTGCTATGTGCGTCTCAGCCTTGTCAAGAGCAAagataattttgatttattactTCAAAAGATGGAAATGTTAGTGCtgcaagaaaatcaaattaaactcTTGGAGGATAAAACAAGTAGCAGAAGCAATGCTTCCACAGTTTTCAGCGTTGGACATCATTTTCTTATTGGAAATTCACTTGTTTGGACTACGCCCTTATCATGA